GCGCACCGCCACCACCGGCCGGCCGGCAACGAGGAATTCCTTCCCCGTCGTCGCAGCGAACTCCGGCCCCGCGACAGGCTGGGGATCGGGCACTCTCCCCGGCCATATCGGGACTTGCGTGTGACCCGGCGATGGTTGCCAGGCCGGCTTCTGCGCGCTCAGACCGGAAAACGCAGACACAACCCAAAGAGCCAAGATCAGAGGCTTCATCACACTCCCCACAGCTTAGTATGTGACGTCGTTCTCAATTGACAACTACTGACACCGTCGCGGATACTGCAATCTGCGCATGTAGGATGCAACGGCACGTCGCCGAAGGGCAATGCCCACCTACGATCTCATCGTGGAGGCCTACATGCCCAATCTAGAGAACCTCAAAAAGCAAGCCAAGCTCATATTGCGGTGGCATCGCGAACGCCACTATCCCGTCGCCGCACAAATCCGCCGGCATTTGCCTCGTTTCCTGAACATGCCCGACTCCGAGATTCTTGCGGCGAGCTTTAAGCTCAGCGATGCGCAAGAAATGGTCGCAAGACAGCAAGGCTTCGATAGTTGGCAAGCCCTGAAGACTGGACTTTCGACCACGTCTCTCAAGGTAAGATCATCGCCATCCAAAGCAACGATTGTCAGTGCAGAGCCGCAACTGTTCGTCACCGATATCGAGAGATCATGCGAATTTTTCCGTGAGAAGTTAGGCTTTACGCTTGTATTCAGTTACGGCAAACCTCCCTACTATGCACAGGTGGGTCGCGACGCGGCGCGTCTCAATCTAAGGTGCGTCGAGCGCCCGGTAATCGAGTCGACGGTCCGCGATCGGGAGGAGCTATTGTCGGTTTCTATGGCCGTCGCTACAGCGGACGAGATCAAGCTGCTGTTTCTTGAGTTTCAGTCCGCTGGTGTTGCTTTTCACCGGACGCTGAAAAAGCAGCCTTGGGGCGCCAAGAATTTCGTCGTCAAGGATCCGGATGGGAATCTGCTGCTGTTTGCTGGACCCGCAAACGAGCGATGTGGAGATGCACAGTCGCTGAGATAACGAGCGTGAAATCGGGTTAGCGCAAGTTACGACCTGAAAAGACTTGACGGCGGACCACCTCATTCCGAAAACCCACGGAAAACTCCAGCCCGATGCCACCAGCAAGGCGAAACAGCAATAGAATATTCCGATGATAGAACGTGTTCGGCCCATTTCGCTAGCTGTACTGCTGGCCTTCGTCGCGCTGCTCCAGCCCGACTCGTTGCCGGCGGAGCCAGTAGCTGTGCGTCACGTCGAGGGCAGCCT
This Terriglobales bacterium DNA region includes the following protein-coding sequences:
- a CDS encoding VOC family protein codes for the protein MPTYDLIVEAYMPNLENLKKQAKLILRWHRERHYPVAAQIRRHLPRFLNMPDSEILAASFKLSDAQEMVARQQGFDSWQALKTGLSTTSLKVRSSPSKATIVSAEPQLFVTDIERSCEFFREKLGFTLVFSYGKPPYYAQVGRDAARLNLRCVERPVIESTVRDREELLSVSMAVATADEIKLLFLEFQSAGVAFHRTLKKQPWGAKNFVVKDPDGNLLLFAGPANERCGDAQSLR